The Branchiostoma floridae strain S238N-H82 chromosome 8, Bfl_VNyyK, whole genome shotgun sequence genome has a segment encoding these proteins:
- the LOC118421504 gene encoding calcium load-activated calcium channel, protein MLADTLLIVFISICTALLAEGITWLLVYRTEKYQKLKSEVEKQSKKLEKRKEAIGEAIDKTQKRKLEKQEEKLKNNNRDLSLVKMKSMFAIGFCFTALMSMFNSIFDGRVVAKLPFLPFSLLQGLSHRNLMGEDYTDCSFIFLYILCTMSIRQNIQKMLGFAPSRAANKQAGGFLGPPPQPPK, encoded by the exons ATGCTCGCGGATACGCTTCTTATAGTTTTTATATCCATATGTACAGCCTTGTTAGCTGAAG gcATTACATGGCTTCTTGTATACAGAACGGAGAAATACCAAAAACTCAAGTCTGAAGTGGAGAAACAGAGCAAGAAAT tggaAAAGAGAAAGGAAGCCATAGGTGAAGCAATAGACAAAACACAGAAGAGGAAACTAG AAAAACAGGAGGAAAAGCTGAAGAACAACAACAGAGACTTGTCCCTG GTGAAGATGAAGTCCATGTTTGCCATTGGGTTTTGCTTCACTGCCCTTATGAGTATGTTCAACTCCAT ATTTGATGGGCGTGTGGTTGCTAAGCTACCGTTCCTGCCCTTCTCCCTGCTGCAGGGACTGTCCCATCGTAACCTGATGGGGGAGGACTACACCGACTGTTCCTTCATCTTCCTGTACATCCTGTGCACCATGTCCATCAGACAG AACATCCAGAAGATGCTTGGATTTGCTCCATCCCGAGCAGCCAATAAGCAAGCAGGAGGATTTctgggcccccctccccaacctcCCAAGTAG
- the LOC118421501 gene encoding glutamic acid-rich protein-like isoform X2, with protein sequence MADGGESAEIVVLSSDSEEKRLKSEPHANGTSLDDATVKSEPTGGDGGVKVASKLSLKRKREISGTSNNGENSSEDPTSVCAPNSDVLSSSTDPVVKVNSSSSSEVQTKTVVDTALAEASKKSFSQFVHLCSTLTKDKDVLKFLQKRFNAADPMYLSSQAFLDFLTKRTEKLKESGKKEVFVHMKAVIDELKANKKSESGSEKSKRKNRGKGDQSGQDSSTEFSDTSEGSSAKRFKPDQASLDETRSKDEKADQNGHGSEKNGPGKSEEDTDVDKSAAHPEESIVFDGDKTSAEDNPNNSSGEKDTEMGQGVQASSSNEDPAESDRKAKKRQKQIRRLEKLLAIVSKEIKRLEAKEVSLDDLDDEDSTYIQEDRLKKRFNTIWNKLCELKGEEMITGREVERTIKFKGTRFPEINRRIMKFLRRNDAFPDFHDILAIVQKTNRKENLRLPPRHVHDLAKEAFTEIGDKFQRRRQRDLVQNFGSYLTDSFDPKEDPAKEDAELQQKLRDNKMHGKRRLDEVLEKYTRKQYEMHLDGETAQGSDTEDPPVRGEADVETEEDLDEDEMEDEEQLENSQGK encoded by the exons ATGGCGGACGGTGGAGAAAGTGCAGAAATTGTCGTCCTGTCGTCTGATTCTGAGGAAAAACGCCTCAAATCCGAGCCGCACGCCAACGGCACCTCCCTTGACGATGCAACAGTGAAATCTGAACCTACTGGCGGTGATGGCGGCGTAAAAGTTGCTTCCAAACTCTCTTTGAAGAGAAAACGAGAGATTTCGGGCACATCAAACAATGGCGAGAACAGCTCTGAAGATCCCACGTCTGTTTGCGCGCCAAACTCGGACGTTCTCTCTTCATCGACTGATCCAGTCGTAAAG gttaactcatcatcatcatcagaggTGCAGACGAAGACAGTTGTCGATACTGCACTTGCTGAAGCTTCCAAGAAGTCATTTAGTCAA TTTGTTCACCTGTGCTCGACCCTGACAAAAGACAAAGATGTCCTGAAGTTCCTACAGAAAAGGTTCAACGCCGCAGACCCCATGTACCTCTCCTCCCAGGCCTTCCTCGATTTCCTTACCAAACGGACCGAGAAACTAAAAGAAAGTGGGAAGAAAGAAGTCTTTGTCCACATGAAGGCTGTCATCGATGAGCTCAAGGCAAACAAAAAGTCCGAATCAGGCTCGGAAAAAAGCAAAAGGAAAAACAGAGGGAAAGGTGATCAGTCGGGCCAAGATTCCAGTACTGAGTTTTCTGATACAAGCGAAGGCAGCTCTGCTAAAAGATTCAAACCTGATCAAGCAAGTCTGGATGAAACAAGAAGTAAAGATGAGAAGGCTGATCAAAATGGTCATGGCAGCGAAAAGAATGGTCCAGGTAAAAGTGAAGAAGATACAGATGTAGACAAAAGTGCTGCACATCCAGAAGAATCCATTGTCTTTGATGGAGACAAAACCTCCGCAGAAGACAACCCAAACAATAGCTCAGGTGAGAAAGACACGGAGATGGGACAAGGTGTGCAAGCCTCCTCGAGCAACGAAGATCCGGCAGAATCCGACAGAAAGGCCAAGAAAAGGCAGAAGCAGATTCGTAGACTGGAAAAACTGCTAGCCATAGTCTCCAAAGAGATCAAGCGTCTTGAAGCAAAAGAGGTATCCCTCGACGACTTAGATGACGAAGATTCCACATACATCCAGGAAGACCGGTTGAAGAAAAGATTCAACACCATCTGGAACAAACTCTGCGAACTCAAAGGAGAAGAAATGATCACGGGAAGGGAAGTAGAAAGGACGATAAAGTTCAAGGGCACCAGGTTTCCAGAAATCAACCGTAGGATCATGAAATTCCTCAGGCGCAACGACGCTTTCCCAGACTTCCACGACATCCTAGCAATCGTCCAAAAGACGAACAGAAAAGAGAACCTCCGTTTACCACCTAGGCACGTACATGACCTCGCTAAAGAAGCCTTCACGGAAATCGGCGACAAGTTCCAAAGAAGAAGGCAAAGGGACCTCGTACAAAACTTTGGCTCTTACCTGACTGATAGCTTTGATCCGAAAGAAGATCCCGCTAAAGAGGACGCAGAGCTGCAGCAAAAGTTGCGAGACAACAAGATGCACGGGAAACGGAGGCTAGACGAGGTGTTGGAAAAATACACCAGAAAGCAGTACGAGATGCACCTGGACGGGGAGACCGCGCAGGGTAGCGACACCGAAGATCCTCCGGTCCGCGGCGAGGCTGACGTAGAAACGGAGGAAGATTTAGACGAGGACGAAATGGAAGACGAAGAGCAGCTCGAAAACAGTCAG GGAaaatag
- the LOC118421501 gene encoding uncharacterized protein LOC118421501 isoform X1 translates to MADGGESAEIVVLSSDSEEKRLKSEPHANGTSLDDATVKSEPTGGDGGVKVASKLSLKRKREISGTSNNGENSSEDPTSVCAPNSDVLSSSTDPVVKVNSSSSSEVQTKTVVDTALAEASKKSFSQFVHLCSTLTKDKDVLKFLQKRFNAADPMYLSSQAFLDFLTKRTEKLKESGKKEVFVHMKAVIDELKANKKSESGSEKSKRKNRGKGDQSGQDSSTEFSDTSEGSSAKRFKPDQASLDETRSKDEKADQNGHGSEKNGPGKSEEDTDVDKSAAHPEESIVFDGDKTSAEDNPNNSSGEKDTEMGQGVQASSSNEDPAESDRKAKKRQKQIRRLEKLLAIVSKEIKRLEAKEVSLDDLDDEDSTYIQEDRLKKRFNTIWNKLCELKGEEMITGREVERTIKFKGTRFPEINRRIMKFLRRNDAFPDFHDILAIVQKTNRKENLRLPPRHVHDLAKEAFTEIGDKFQRRRQRDLVQNFGSYLTDSFDPKEDPAKEDAELQQKLRDNKMHGKRRLDEVLEKYTRKQYEMHLDGETAQGSDTEDPPVRGEADVETEEDLDEDEMEDEEQLENSQVIEKVLEKADDSEEEESMREITVVKPRKARKRFLPAFPDSDEGVEEDGPVKMAGIEGGSPVTFHHGSCSGDLLGETSGIGKIEKEEEEEKATTTDEPLQLGVTEDTTTKELIEMNQTEESSTDAVAETEESVHIVENDSTETVDFTTNDHTERRGSGDITTTTTTTMLTDTIEILSSAESDVTDDSADWNNDKNEAACRNGRTPDRHPLSRFSIDSSLENGSSQDSDCIAIETVDLEHGLCSSQNVDSPENNRSSAELASHSKTPAQRVTVDPLRLQDLRIKVSSILSGGKSRLGSSIRSEPAESSSSYTRRALDSPSQVSDSSLAALSQDTVSSTTSGLPAESVERPNSPDIIVLSDSD, encoded by the exons ATGGCGGACGGTGGAGAAAGTGCAGAAATTGTCGTCCTGTCGTCTGATTCTGAGGAAAAACGCCTCAAATCCGAGCCGCACGCCAACGGCACCTCCCTTGACGATGCAACAGTGAAATCTGAACCTACTGGCGGTGATGGCGGCGTAAAAGTTGCTTCCAAACTCTCTTTGAAGAGAAAACGAGAGATTTCGGGCACATCAAACAATGGCGAGAACAGCTCTGAAGATCCCACGTCTGTTTGCGCGCCAAACTCGGACGTTCTCTCTTCATCGACTGATCCAGTCGTAAAG gttaactcatcatcatcatcagaggTGCAGACGAAGACAGTTGTCGATACTGCACTTGCTGAAGCTTCCAAGAAGTCATTTAGTCAA TTTGTTCACCTGTGCTCGACCCTGACAAAAGACAAAGATGTCCTGAAGTTCCTACAGAAAAGGTTCAACGCCGCAGACCCCATGTACCTCTCCTCCCAGGCCTTCCTCGATTTCCTTACCAAACGGACCGAGAAACTAAAAGAAAGTGGGAAGAAAGAAGTCTTTGTCCACATGAAGGCTGTCATCGATGAGCTCAAGGCAAACAAAAAGTCCGAATCAGGCTCGGAAAAAAGCAAAAGGAAAAACAGAGGGAAAGGTGATCAGTCGGGCCAAGATTCCAGTACTGAGTTTTCTGATACAAGCGAAGGCAGCTCTGCTAAAAGATTCAAACCTGATCAAGCAAGTCTGGATGAAACAAGAAGTAAAGATGAGAAGGCTGATCAAAATGGTCATGGCAGCGAAAAGAATGGTCCAGGTAAAAGTGAAGAAGATACAGATGTAGACAAAAGTGCTGCACATCCAGAAGAATCCATTGTCTTTGATGGAGACAAAACCTCCGCAGAAGACAACCCAAACAATAGCTCAGGTGAGAAAGACACGGAGATGGGACAAGGTGTGCAAGCCTCCTCGAGCAACGAAGATCCGGCAGAATCCGACAGAAAGGCCAAGAAAAGGCAGAAGCAGATTCGTAGACTGGAAAAACTGCTAGCCATAGTCTCCAAAGAGATCAAGCGTCTTGAAGCAAAAGAGGTATCCCTCGACGACTTAGATGACGAAGATTCCACATACATCCAGGAAGACCGGTTGAAGAAAAGATTCAACACCATCTGGAACAAACTCTGCGAACTCAAAGGAGAAGAAATGATCACGGGAAGGGAAGTAGAAAGGACGATAAAGTTCAAGGGCACCAGGTTTCCAGAAATCAACCGTAGGATCATGAAATTCCTCAGGCGCAACGACGCTTTCCCAGACTTCCACGACATCCTAGCAATCGTCCAAAAGACGAACAGAAAAGAGAACCTCCGTTTACCACCTAGGCACGTACATGACCTCGCTAAAGAAGCCTTCACGGAAATCGGCGACAAGTTCCAAAGAAGAAGGCAAAGGGACCTCGTACAAAACTTTGGCTCTTACCTGACTGATAGCTTTGATCCGAAAGAAGATCCCGCTAAAGAGGACGCAGAGCTGCAGCAAAAGTTGCGAGACAACAAGATGCACGGGAAACGGAGGCTAGACGAGGTGTTGGAAAAATACACCAGAAAGCAGTACGAGATGCACCTGGACGGGGAGACCGCGCAGGGTAGCGACACCGAAGATCCTCCGGTCCGCGGCGAGGCTGACGTAGAAACGGAGGAAGATTTAGACGAGGACGAAATGGAAGACGAAGAGCAGCTCGAAAACAGTCAGGTAATTGAGAAAGTTTTAGAGAAGGCCGATGATTCTGAGGAGGAGGAATCTATGAGAGAGATAACGGTTGTGAAACCCCGTAAAGCTCGGAAACGCTTCCTCCCAGCTTTCCCCGACAGTGACGAAGGGGTTGAAGAAGATGGACCGGTAAAGATGGCCGGGATAGAGGGAGGGTCTCCCGTCACTTTCCACCATGGAAGCTGCAGCGGGGACTTGCTGGGAGAAACCAGTGGTATAG GGAaaatagaaaaagaagaagaagaagagaaagccACAACAACAGATGAACCACTACAGTTGGGAGTCACAGAAGACACAACCACAAAAGAACTAATAGAAATGAACCAAACAGAAGAATCATCAACTGACGCGGTAGCAGAAACAGAAGAAAGTGTACACATTGTGGAAAATGATTCAACAGAAACAGTAGACTTCACAACAAATGATCATACAGAAAGAAGGGGAAGTGGCGacatcacaacaacaacaacaacaacaatgttaaCTGACACAATAGAAATCCTCAGTTCGGCCGAatctgacgtcacagatgaTTCAGCCGACTGGAACAACGACAAAAATGAAGCAGCGTGTAGAAACGGTCGCACACCAGACAGGCACCCCCTGTCGAGATTTTCCATCGACTCGTCCTTAGAAAATGGAAGCAGTCAAGATTCGGACTGCATCGCCATAGAAACTGTTGATCTGGAACACGGTCTGTGTTCTTCACAAAACGTTGATAGTCcagaaaacaacaggagctCCGCCGAACTCGCATCACACAGCAAAACTCCGGCACAACGTGTCACAGTGGATCCTCTGAGGTTACAAGACTTAAGAATCAAGGTGTCCTCCATACTATCAGGTGGCAAAAGTCGTTTGGGTTCTAGCATCAGATCAGAACCCGCTGAATCCTCTTCTAGTTATACTCGTCGTGCTCTTGACTCTCCTTCCCAGGTATCAGATTCTAGTCTGGCAGCTCTTTCCCAGGACACCGTGAGCAGTACGACAAGCGGGCTTCCAGCGGAAAGCGTAGAAAGACCAAACTCTCCGGACATCATTGTCCTTTCCGACTCAGACTAA